A region of Granulicella aggregans DNA encodes the following proteins:
- the lysA gene encoding diaminopimelate decarboxylase, with product MKKKVHAPEARPFRYNKKALFCDGADLRKLADQFGTPLYVYSAEQIGYRYELFEAAFQEHTHTVCYSVKANSSLAILKLLGERGAGFDIVSGGELERVRKAWKPALKKVVFSGVGKQVWEIDAALKAGILIFNVESEAELHLLAARAAAMGKRARFALRVNPDVFAETHPYISTGLSEHKFGIAIGLARAIYKKAAKNRSLDAAGVSVHIGSQIRSVEPFAAAMDRVTSLIAELRADGHNIRYIDAGGGLGIDYSQADFDPAAEVARYAAALGGVIEGLDLHLLLEPGRFLVGQAGGLLTQVLYVKKNGAKTFVITDAGMNDLIRPSLYRAHHEILPVKQGKDAGKVDVVGPVCESGDFFAHDRAMPAVKPGELVLVEDAGAYGMSLASNYNSRVRPAEVLVEGRQARLVRRRETVAELMGGETV from the coding sequence TTGAAGAAGAAAGTGCACGCTCCCGAAGCCCGTCCGTTTCGCTATAACAAGAAGGCGCTATTCTGCGACGGTGCCGACCTCCGAAAGCTTGCGGACCAGTTTGGAACTCCTCTTTACGTCTACTCAGCCGAACAGATTGGCTACCGCTATGAGCTCTTCGAGGCTGCCTTTCAGGAGCACACGCACACTGTCTGCTATTCGGTAAAAGCGAACAGCTCACTCGCAATCCTGAAGCTGCTCGGAGAGCGGGGAGCGGGATTCGATATCGTCTCTGGCGGTGAGTTGGAGCGAGTCCGAAAGGCTTGGAAGCCAGCGCTGAAGAAGGTTGTCTTCTCCGGAGTGGGCAAGCAGGTCTGGGAGATTGATGCGGCGCTGAAGGCCGGAATTCTGATCTTCAATGTGGAGTCGGAGGCGGAGCTTCATCTATTGGCGGCGCGCGCCGCCGCGATGGGCAAGCGAGCGAGGTTTGCCTTGCGCGTGAACCCGGATGTCTTTGCGGAGACTCATCCGTATATCTCGACCGGGCTGAGCGAGCATAAGTTTGGAATCGCGATTGGCCTGGCGAGGGCGATCTACAAGAAGGCCGCGAAGAATAGGTCTCTCGACGCGGCGGGTGTGAGCGTCCACATTGGCTCGCAGATACGTTCGGTCGAGCCTTTCGCGGCGGCGATGGACCGGGTCACGTCGTTGATTGCGGAGCTGCGGGCGGATGGGCATAACATCCGCTACATTGATGCCGGCGGAGGGCTTGGGATCGACTACTCGCAGGCGGACTTTGATCCGGCGGCGGAGGTCGCCCGTTATGCGGCTGCTTTAGGCGGCGTGATTGAGGGCCTTGATCTTCATCTCCTGTTGGAGCCGGGGAGGTTCCTCGTTGGCCAGGCGGGAGGCCTGCTGACACAGGTGCTGTATGTAAAGAAAAATGGGGCGAAGACCTTCGTCATTACGGACGCGGGGATGAACGACCTGATCCGGCCGTCGCTTTACCGAGCCCACCACGAGATTCTGCCGGTGAAGCAGGGCAAAGACGCAGGGAAAGTCGATGTGGTGGGGCCGGTGTGCGAGTCGGGCGACTTCTTCGCGCATGACCGCGCGATGCCCGCGGTGAAGCCGGGTGAGCTTGTCCTGGTCGAGGATGCAGGGGCTTACGGGATGTCGCTGGCATCGAACTATAACTCGCGAGTGAGGCCGGCGGAGGTGCTGGTGGAGGGTCGACAGGCACGGTTGGTGAGGCGGCGGGAGACGGTGGCCGAGCTGATGGGGGGGGAGACCGTTTAA
- a CDS encoding methyltransferase, TIGR04325 family → MLDQSLSGFRRTFPSFEEARRQASKYGVPSHEHPGNISIHTYRTEEVRPSDYPILFHMQRLMGEVNSVLDIGGSIGNLFYCYSKYLSYPPGMTWTVFEVPATVAAGTRVAHQRNEHRLRFVERIQDCDAVDAVIISGALHYFEQLPPALMEGLRRQPRHIFINRTPVINGPSVFTIQDHEQYFAISPARVLSRDALLQAMGEAGYELVDEWKANELKLHIPLHPEASVSAYSGFYFRMKQSGTARHPRPNRQILKRALSTRRASRRMAGVAAHSG, encoded by the coding sequence TTGCTCGATCAATCCCTGTCGGGTTTCCGGCGGACGTTTCCATCCTTTGAAGAAGCACGTCGTCAAGCGAGCAAGTATGGAGTTCCCTCGCATGAACACCCAGGCAACATCAGCATTCACACCTACCGCACCGAAGAGGTTCGTCCCAGCGACTACCCAATCCTGTTCCACATGCAGCGGCTCATGGGAGAGGTCAACTCCGTGCTCGATATCGGCGGCAGCATTGGCAATCTCTTCTACTGCTATTCAAAGTATCTTTCCTATCCCCCGGGGATGACCTGGACGGTCTTTGAGGTGCCCGCGACAGTAGCCGCCGGCACTCGCGTGGCACACCAGCGAAACGAACACCGCCTTCGCTTCGTCGAGCGAATCCAGGACTGCGATGCCGTAGATGCTGTGATCATCTCGGGGGCGCTGCATTACTTCGAACAACTTCCGCCGGCCCTGATGGAGGGCCTCCGCCGTCAACCGCGCCATATCTTCATCAACCGTACACCTGTGATCAACGGGCCTTCGGTATTCACCATCCAGGACCACGAACAGTATTTCGCCATCTCTCCAGCCCGGGTCCTCTCTCGCGACGCGCTCTTGCAGGCGATGGGCGAGGCCGGGTACGAACTGGTCGACGAATGGAAGGCTAACGAACTCAAGCTACATATCCCCCTTCATCCGGAGGCGTCCGTCTCCGCCTACTCTGGCTTCTACTTCCGGATGAAGCAATCCGGCACCGCCCGGCACCCCCGACCGAATCGGCAGATTCTGAAGCGCGCCCTGAGCACCCGTCGCGCGTCGCGCAGAATGGCGGGAGTAGCCGCACACTCTGGTTAA
- a CDS encoding tetratricopeptide repeat protein codes for MKNIKIMGHGLGKTSGWIFVFLLLVMTARSTVAEDLHTDPLNLDPMVRDGFQHFYNLDYEGSLQRFETVLKAHPQNPMAMDYVLTVVIFRELYHQDLLDTTYYAHDSFLSSKRNVDVPAATRQRIDDLTNSVERICDQRIRDNSRDKDAYFARGYAKGLHAAFITLVDHSFASAARQGYAARSDSEQALKIDPQYADAKMAVGIQQFAVASLPRLIRVMVGIVGVGGNKEKGLDMLRDAAAHGYVTNVSSRTVLSLFLRHDARYPEAIVVQHGLAEEFPHDYLFRLEEANLTKDAGNGPGAIAIYKQVLGDAQKPGYFTDARLQMVWFGLADTERGQNDIFDAANDYVNAAQQPKCSDWLRKRAQLNAGEMFDLLHKRDRAKQLYAMAAAGGGDQSQADMARKYLKEPYTGK; via the coding sequence ATGAAGAATATAAAGATTATGGGGCATGGGTTGGGAAAGACTTCTGGGTGGATCTTCGTATTCCTTCTGCTGGTGATGACGGCTCGGAGCACGGTTGCAGAGGATCTGCACACCGATCCGCTGAACCTGGACCCGATGGTCCGGGACGGATTTCAGCACTTTTACAACCTGGACTATGAGGGTTCGCTGCAGCGTTTTGAGACCGTGTTGAAGGCCCATCCGCAGAATCCCATGGCGATGGACTATGTGCTGACGGTGGTGATCTTTCGCGAGCTTTACCACCAGGACCTTCTCGACACCACGTATTACGCTCACGACAGCTTCCTGAGTTCCAAGCGCAATGTCGATGTGCCCGCGGCGACGCGACAGCGGATCGACGACCTGACCAATAGCGTTGAACGCATATGCGACCAACGCATCAGGGACAACTCACGCGACAAGGACGCTTACTTTGCTCGAGGGTATGCAAAGGGATTGCATGCGGCGTTCATCACGTTGGTCGATCACAGCTTTGCCAGCGCAGCGCGACAGGGTTACGCGGCCAGGAGCGACAGCGAACAGGCCCTCAAGATCGACCCGCAGTATGCCGATGCGAAGATGGCCGTCGGCATCCAGCAGTTCGCCGTGGCAAGCCTGCCCCGACTGATTCGCGTGATGGTGGGTATCGTCGGCGTGGGTGGGAACAAAGAGAAGGGTCTGGACATGCTTCGTGACGCAGCGGCGCATGGCTACGTCACGAATGTGAGCTCGCGGACGGTGCTCTCGCTCTTCCTGCGGCATGACGCGCGGTATCCGGAGGCGATCGTGGTGCAGCACGGGCTCGCGGAGGAGTTTCCGCACGATTATCTCTTCCGGCTGGAAGAGGCAAACCTGACCAAGGACGCGGGGAACGGGCCGGGGGCCATCGCGATCTACAAGCAGGTCCTTGGCGATGCCCAGAAGCCCGGGTACTTTACCGATGCGCGACTACAGATGGTCTGGTTTGGGCTGGCGGACACGGAGCGTGGACAGAACGATATCTTCGATGCAGCGAACGACTATGTGAACGCCGCCCAGCAGCCGAAGTGCAGCGACTGGCTGAGGAAGCGGGCGCAGTTGAACGCCGGGGAGATGTTTGACCTGCTGCACAAGCGGGACCGCGCGAAGCAGCTTTATGCGATGGCCGCGGCCGGTGGTGGCGATCAATCCCAGGCGGACATGGCAAGGAAGTACCTCAAGGAGCCATACACCGGCAAGTGA
- a CDS encoding flagellar basal body L-ring protein FlgH, translating to MKILSDEGSSGWIVRACFVAWWLMAAVALSQTVPPPAVAPATPGSAVATGQAAEQAAAPVSGTAPRTVAPTPVRPATSQRIAPRPLSRPSASALAATAATQAAPPAGAPATAPAAATATDPPPPYPVAARSLPDPKSDPGYSEIPAITPIVAPAPPPVKRTLLKKIVPASPNIAVNSLNAYVERLRRETSSAQPAAGAIWSESGRLTRLNTDVRAMRPNDLIQVVVAENLAAETDGTVKNQRASAANSSVSSLIGALHAGNALQNLLSQTSSNSLNASGASATNSSLTTTFGGQVIEVLPNGMLVIEAARQVEFSQQTQTIILRGLVRPEDISQENQVKSTAISSLELEVKGRGIVNDYTRRQNPLVRLLQQILVF from the coding sequence GTGAAGATACTCTCGGATGAAGGCAGCAGTGGGTGGATCGTTCGGGCCTGCTTTGTGGCCTGGTGGCTGATGGCAGCGGTAGCACTCTCGCAGACTGTGCCGCCGCCGGCTGTTGCCCCCGCCACTCCAGGTTCAGCTGTGGCGACGGGACAGGCAGCAGAACAAGCGGCCGCTCCGGTTTCTGGAACAGCGCCGAGGACTGTAGCACCCACTCCCGTTCGGCCAGCAACATCGCAAAGGATTGCGCCACGGCCTCTGAGCAGGCCTTCAGCCTCAGCGCTCGCCGCGACCGCTGCAACACAGGCTGCGCCGCCGGCGGGGGCACCTGCCACAGCGCCCGCCGCGGCTACGGCTACAGATCCTCCGCCACCCTATCCAGTGGCGGCACGGAGCCTGCCTGATCCGAAGAGCGATCCTGGCTACTCTGAGATACCTGCAATAACTCCGATTGTCGCGCCTGCGCCTCCGCCGGTAAAGCGGACGCTCCTGAAAAAGATCGTCCCCGCGAGTCCGAATATCGCCGTAAACTCCCTGAACGCCTATGTCGAGCGGCTGCGCCGGGAGACATCGAGCGCGCAGCCTGCGGCAGGGGCGATCTGGAGCGAGTCAGGAAGACTGACGCGACTGAATACGGATGTACGGGCGATGCGACCCAACGACCTGATCCAGGTCGTGGTGGCCGAGAATCTTGCTGCCGAGACCGACGGCACGGTGAAGAACCAGCGGGCGTCGGCGGCAAACTCCTCTGTATCGAGCCTGATCGGAGCTCTTCATGCCGGCAACGCATTGCAGAACCTGCTGAGTCAGACCTCATCAAACTCTCTGAACGCATCGGGTGCAAGCGCGACCAACTCCAGTTTGACAACTACCTTCGGCGGCCAGGTGATCGAGGTGCTGCCCAACGGAATGTTGGTGATCGAAGCCGCGCGGCAGGTGGAGTTCTCGCAGCAGACGCAGACGATTATCCTTCGCGGCCTGGTTCGGCCGGAGGACATCTCGCAGGAGAACCAGGTCAAGTCGACGGCGATCTCGAGCCTGGAACTGGAAGTCAAAGGCAGAGGAATCGTGAACGACTATACAAGGCGGCAGAATCCGCTGGTGCGGTTGCTGCAGCAGATTCTGGTCTTCTGA
- a CDS encoding YebC/PmpR family DNA-binding transcriptional regulator yields the protein MSGHSKWATIKHKKGALDAKRGKIFTRLIKEVTIAAKTGGGDPDGNPRLRGAIAAAKAENMPADNIKRAIQRGTGELEGVNYEEITYEGYGPGGVAVIVDVLTDNKNRAVSEIRHAFSKNGGNLGESNSVSWMFTKKGVIVVAKDAVSEDKLTEIVLDAGADDLSDEGDNWEILCDPKEFENVTNALKAAKITPEHAEVTMISSTYTKLEGAPANQMMRLLETLEDLDDAQNVYSNFDMESQAVAAG from the coding sequence ATGTCAGGCCATTCAAAATGGGCGACAATCAAGCATAAGAAGGGCGCGCTCGACGCCAAGCGCGGCAAGATTTTTACCCGTCTGATCAAGGAAGTCACCATCGCGGCGAAGACCGGCGGCGGAGATCCTGACGGCAATCCGCGACTACGCGGGGCGATCGCCGCGGCCAAGGCTGAGAACATGCCTGCGGACAACATCAAGCGGGCGATTCAGCGCGGTACTGGCGAACTTGAGGGCGTCAACTACGAAGAGATCACCTACGAGGGCTATGGGCCCGGCGGAGTGGCAGTCATCGTCGACGTGCTGACGGACAACAAGAACCGCGCGGTGAGCGAGATTCGTCATGCCTTCTCGAAAAATGGCGGAAACCTGGGCGAATCGAACTCGGTCTCGTGGATGTTCACGAAGAAGGGCGTCATTGTCGTTGCCAAGGATGCCGTCTCTGAAGACAAGTTGACGGAGATCGTGCTCGACGCGGGTGCTGACGATCTCTCAGACGAAGGCGACAACTGGGAGATTCTTTGCGATCCGAAGGAGTTCGAGAACGTGACGAACGCTCTAAAGGCCGCGAAGATTACGCCGGAACATGCCGAGGTCACGATGATTTCATCGACCTACACGAAGCTTGAGGGCGCGCCGGCGAATCAGATGATGCGACTGCTGGAGACGCTCGAGGACCTGGATGACGCGCAGAACGTCTACTCGAACTTCGATATGGAGAGCCAGGCTGTCGCAGCGGGTTGA
- a CDS encoding flagellar hook-basal body protein, producing MDSGLYAAYTALLSRTQALDTAANNLANLGTGGFRAEKGLFRGVLVDNLGGLEGDSQVGSSVNDFGVLGGNALDFSQGQLTETGNSLDLGLEGDGFFALQTPRGVLYTRDGSFSRSATGVLQDAEGEPVNDPLGQPIQIPTGTVAVSSNGTVSVTTPEGNTIVGQIGIFTFPDKKILKAEGTNRLKAPAGTVPVVGSATIRQGAVEGSNQNAIQGSMQLVLVQRQTEMMQRALSVFYTEFDKPAAEELGKV from the coding sequence ATGGACAGCGGGCTCTATGCGGCATATACGGCGTTACTCTCGCGCACCCAGGCGCTCGATACGGCGGCCAACAATCTGGCCAATTTGGGAACCGGGGGGTTTCGGGCAGAGAAGGGTCTGTTCCGCGGGGTGCTCGTGGACAACCTCGGCGGGCTCGAGGGTGATTCGCAGGTTGGCTCATCGGTCAACGACTTTGGTGTGCTTGGCGGCAATGCGCTTGACTTCAGCCAAGGGCAATTGACGGAGACGGGAAACTCCCTGGACCTGGGGCTTGAAGGCGATGGGTTCTTCGCTCTTCAGACACCGCGTGGCGTGCTCTACACGCGTGATGGCAGCTTCTCACGTTCTGCGACCGGTGTGCTGCAGGATGCTGAGGGCGAGCCGGTCAATGATCCGCTCGGCCAGCCCATACAGATTCCAACGGGGACTGTAGCGGTCTCTTCGAATGGGACTGTATCGGTCACGACGCCGGAGGGCAATACCATCGTCGGCCAGATCGGCATCTTCACCTTTCCTGACAAAAAGATTTTGAAGGCCGAGGGGACCAATCGGCTCAAAGCGCCGGCGGGCACCGTTCCAGTCGTTGGGAGCGCAACGATTCGGCAGGGTGCGGTTGAGGGATCAAACCAGAACGCCATTCAGGGGTCGATGCAGCTGGTGCTGGTGCAGCGGCAGACCGAGATGATGCAGCGGGCTCTGAGCGTCTTCTACACGGAGTTCGATAAGCCCGCGGCTGAGGAGCTGGGCAAGGTCTGA
- a CDS encoding flagella basal body P-ring formation protein FlgA: MKYVIQFACCTALFCCCAPGLAGELGGAGLVPSHAKPAPLAAIMARAQLRGMRLREVRWDAVLKQNWAVLEDVEHPEYPLWSERMDTVGPVEVVGGTTVVARPVETVAPPKPYLALVHYGDRVRLWKTERNVRIEMSAIAEGSAAAGEEVKLRIPSSGVDGDTGWRVVGVVHGPGDVEMTQ, from the coding sequence ATGAAATATGTCATCCAATTCGCCTGCTGTACCGCGCTCTTCTGTTGTTGCGCGCCGGGCCTTGCAGGAGAGTTGGGTGGGGCGGGACTGGTTCCCTCCCACGCGAAGCCTGCTCCACTCGCCGCGATTATGGCGCGTGCGCAGTTGCGCGGCATGCGGCTACGAGAGGTCCGGTGGGACGCGGTGCTGAAGCAGAACTGGGCGGTGCTCGAAGATGTGGAACATCCCGAGTATCCGTTGTGGTCGGAGCGCATGGACACAGTAGGGCCGGTGGAGGTGGTCGGTGGAACCACGGTCGTGGCAAGGCCTGTTGAAACGGTAGCTCCTCCCAAGCCATACCTTGCGCTGGTTCACTACGGCGACCGGGTGAGGCTCTGGAAGACCGAGAGGAATGTCCGGATTGAGATGAGTGCGATCGCGGAGGGAAGCGCGGCAGCGGGCGAAGAGGTAAAGCTCAGAATTCCGAGCTCTGGGGTGGACGGCGATACGGGTTGGCGCGTGGTCGGTGTCGTACATGGGCCTGGAGATGTGGAGATGACGCAGTGA
- the flgG gene encoding flagellar basal-body rod protein FlgG has translation MIRAMYTAASGMDAQQLNLDTVANNLANSATAGFRQRRLQFQDMVYQNLVAPGSASSQQTTSAGLQIGLGTRAITSEVIMTQGEFNQTGNQYDLAISGTGFFQVQLPNGTLAYTRAGNFTLTNVGNVVDPNGNPLIPSLTIPSNATSVTISPYGVVTATLPGQTTSSQLGQIQLATFPNPGGLNSLGSNLFQPSTSSGNAITDNPGGNTGMGTLQQAYLENSNVDVVTEFVQMILAQRAYESNSKVIRTADDMYSQINGLIR, from the coding sequence ATGATTCGAGCTATGTACACCGCGGCGAGCGGCATGGACGCCCAGCAGTTGAACCTGGATACGGTGGCGAACAATCTGGCGAACTCCGCCACTGCAGGGTTCCGCCAGCGCCGGCTGCAGTTTCAGGACATGGTCTATCAGAACCTGGTGGCACCGGGGTCGGCTTCGAGCCAACAGACGACATCGGCAGGCCTGCAGATTGGACTGGGGACAAGGGCGATCACCAGCGAGGTGATTATGACCCAGGGCGAGTTCAACCAGACTGGTAATCAGTATGACCTGGCGATCTCGGGCACAGGGTTCTTTCAGGTGCAGTTGCCGAATGGAACGCTCGCCTATACCCGCGCCGGAAACTTCACGCTGACGAACGTTGGCAATGTCGTCGACCCCAATGGAAATCCTCTGATTCCTTCGCTCACGATCCCGTCGAATGCGACGTCGGTGACGATCTCTCCCTATGGCGTGGTGACGGCGACGCTGCCCGGCCAGACGACATCGAGCCAGTTGGGACAGATTCAGCTGGCGACTTTTCCCAATCCCGGGGGCTTGAATTCGTTGGGCAGCAACCTCTTCCAGCCTTCGACCTCGTCGGGCAACGCCATCACCGATAACCCGGGCGGGAACACAGGCATGGGGACGCTGCAGCAGGCATATCTCGAGAACTCGAACGTGGATGTAGTGACGGAGTTTGTGCAGATGATTCTGGCGCAGCGGGCCTACGAGAGCAACTCGAAGGTGATTCGCACGGCTGATGACATGTACTCGCAGATCAACGGGTTGATCCGGTAA
- a CDS encoding acyloxyacyl hydrolase, which yields MKLAVRSTVLSMLALGFLLGVSWPAIFAQELQYSTNDAGSGEAVSGLTAGAGGGGNSVAAAKNRFEMRGMPIEYGAIVQGGLGLTENRDGFKFIMAGVHAGKVLYSHDKTGLLRGNFEYAMELFPYWQSYTPKFERAKCVAGPLLGGITCSPYYTVGGTFTGVTLTPIILRWNFTGHGRLVPWAQAAGGLLWTDHKYPAFGSPTLNLTNDGPNTDASVWNFTPQGGVGLHYFLSPTRSIDFGANAVHISSASLGDKNPGVNASVQFNIGYTFWK from the coding sequence ATGAAGCTTGCTGTGAGATCGACCGTTTTGAGTATGCTTGCGTTAGGTTTCCTCCTTGGAGTGTCCTGGCCGGCGATCTTCGCCCAGGAGTTGCAGTACTCCACCAATGATGCAGGCTCTGGTGAAGCGGTCAGCGGGCTTACAGCCGGGGCAGGTGGCGGCGGGAATAGCGTGGCCGCGGCGAAGAACCGCTTCGAGATGCGGGGAATGCCCATTGAATATGGCGCGATCGTGCAGGGGGGGCTGGGTCTTACAGAAAACCGGGACGGCTTCAAGTTCATCATGGCCGGAGTCCATGCGGGCAAGGTTCTGTACAGCCATGACAAAACGGGCCTTCTCCGGGGGAACTTCGAGTATGCGATGGAGCTATTTCCCTATTGGCAGTCGTATACGCCAAAGTTTGAACGGGCAAAATGCGTGGCAGGTCCGCTGCTCGGTGGGATTACCTGTTCGCCTTACTACACGGTGGGTGGGACGTTCACCGGCGTTACCCTTACACCGATCATTCTGCGCTGGAACTTTACCGGTCATGGCCGACTCGTTCCCTGGGCGCAGGCTGCGGGCGGTCTCTTGTGGACTGACCACAAGTACCCTGCGTTTGGATCGCCAACGCTCAACCTGACCAACGACGGGCCGAACACCGACGCCAGTGTGTGGAACTTCACTCCCCAGGGCGGAGTAGGGCTTCATTATTTCCTGTCGCCGACGCGATCGATTGACTTCGGTGCGAACGCAGTTCATATTTCAAGCGCATCCCTTGGGGACAAGAACCCCGGCGTAAATGCCAGCGTGCAGTTCAACATTGGGTATACGTTCTGGAAGTAG
- the ftcD gene encoding glutamate formimidoyltransferase gives MDEDKVRAIVASMRVDGVRLLDWSRDAAHNRSVVTIAGSPEAVVEAAVRAVGRAAQLIDLTQQSGVHPRIGAADVVPFVPVSGISVAECAMLARQAGLQIWRRYGVPVYFYGAAATRPDRVQLEDVRRGQFEGLREAALRDAMRRPDVGGPELHSKAGASAVGARNFLIAYNVYIRQPGKINGGSAPILPQQTEIASARAIARDIRDLRVSNGGLPGVKAIGVMADGRAQISMNITDYQLTPMGQVHAAVSAIARRHGVEVSDGELIGLIPEAAFEPDSDWVRQTVGFDAEQKVLERKLHRPLEWPAV, from the coding sequence ATGGACGAGGACAAGGTCCGCGCCATCGTTGCCTCAATGAGGGTCGACGGCGTGCGTCTGCTGGACTGGTCGCGCGACGCGGCACATAACCGTTCCGTGGTGACGATTGCGGGAAGCCCGGAAGCCGTGGTGGAAGCCGCGGTACGCGCTGTGGGCAGAGCCGCGCAGTTGATCGATCTCACCCAGCAGAGCGGAGTGCATCCGCGAATCGGTGCAGCCGACGTTGTGCCGTTTGTGCCGGTGAGTGGAATCTCGGTGGCGGAGTGCGCCATGCTTGCCCGTCAGGCGGGGCTGCAGATATGGCGGAGATACGGTGTCCCTGTCTATTTTTACGGTGCCGCTGCGACCCGTCCCGACCGGGTGCAGTTAGAAGATGTCCGGCGTGGGCAGTTCGAAGGGCTGCGTGAGGCGGCGCTCCGCGATGCGATGCGCCGTCCGGACGTCGGCGGTCCCGAACTGCACTCCAAAGCCGGAGCAAGCGCCGTGGGAGCCCGTAACTTCCTGATTGCTTATAACGTCTACATCCGGCAACCAGGCAAAATTAATGGGGGCAGCGCGCCCATTCTGCCCCAGCAAACCGAAATTGCTTCGGCGAGGGCGATTGCGCGGGATATCCGCGACCTCAGAGTATCGAACGGTGGCCTGCCGGGGGTGAAGGCCATCGGGGTGATGGCTGACGGTCGAGCTCAGATCAGCATGAACATCACCGACTACCAGTTGACGCCGATGGGCCAGGTCCATGCCGCAGTGAGCGCGATTGCGCGGCGGCACGGGGTTGAAGTCTCGGATGGGGAGCTGATCGGGCTGATTCCCGAAGCTGCGTTTGAGCCGGATTCCGATTGGGTGCGTCAAACCGTAGGGTTCGATGCAGAACAGAAAGTATTGGAAAGAAAGCTGCATCGACCGTTGGAGTGGCCTGCGGTCTAG
- a CDS encoding PspC domain-containing protein produces the protein MFCPSCGRTAEAGVRFCTNCGAQIGAQTGNANYAQPVPPARQLVRPRYPRMIAGVCSAFALQYGWDLSLVRIITVVFALVTSGFGGLCYLAAWVIIPEGAYALPPNASQSAAYPAAAAPANSSRDNSAV, from the coding sequence ATGTTTTGTCCTAGTTGCGGAAGAACAGCAGAGGCGGGAGTGCGGTTCTGCACAAACTGCGGAGCCCAGATAGGTGCCCAAACGGGGAACGCCAACTATGCTCAGCCCGTGCCTCCTGCGCGGCAACTTGTGCGCCCTCGATATCCGCGCATGATCGCGGGAGTTTGTTCCGCCTTCGCGCTGCAATACGGTTGGGATCTCAGCCTGGTGAGAATCATCACCGTGGTCTTCGCTCTTGTGACCAGCGGATTTGGCGGCCTCTGCTACCTGGCCGCATGGGTCATCATCCCCGAGGGGGCCTACGCCCTTCCACCTAACGCGAGCCAATCTGCAGCCTATCCGGCGGCGGCTGCTCCCGCAAACAGTTCAAGAGATAATTCGGCGGTTTGA